DNA from Aphis gossypii isolate Hap1 chromosome 3, ASM2018417v2, whole genome shotgun sequence:
tatattataaatagcctAAAATTAcgctaaataatttcattaaagttttgtaaatattgacattgtaattgtaaaatgtttcaaatacctccgaataatgttttttgaattaaagtaaaataatttaaacttctaAAATCGTTgggtaataattgttaaaacacTTTACTTagaatattaactaatattactatttcgACTCACTTGATGCTTATCAAAttcattgattaaaatttgttctACTTTGCATGACCTTATTGTTGTTATACCTTGTAATGTTTCTTTCATGTGTGCAAATATAGGACTTCgagctatttataataatgtaaattgaaattgtattttaacattataaataatgttaattattaatgatttgaaaaatatacttactatttCCTTCTAACTTTTTAATGCCTCTTGATGTAGGTAAATAGAAAACTCTTAAATAGTAGAATATTGTTACCATAACAAATGCCGGTACCAtgagataaatattaacatatccaacaataaatatgactcccaaaaataacatgaatagctaaatattcaaaataaacaatcagAATAACAATgacatgttttatatattgtatggttttttatcgttatcgaatacactttttttatagcatacaatataatattatgattgggATGTTAAATGGATTCAATACcgtctaattttttttcttaccgaAACACCCCTATTTTACAGCAGctgacaaataatttattatttaaccagtaaaaatgcatatatatatatatataaaaactattactttGACTAAAGATGAATAAATTTCGTGTAAGCGTATGAAAAGTAATACAgtcattataggtacttagacAGTTATACGTTACACACACAACACATTACAATGATTACCTATTAGTTACTAGTTTACTAGTTAACTACACACACATTTTAACGATACACTCAAGACatgatattgattatattgaaCTCTTTCAGTTAAATCCCTAGATAGGGTGAGTAtcgtatcattttaaataaaatattttatatttacttgcaAACAATCCATAATAACGAATGGTAAAAACTCATCAACTGTTCCGATATCTTTTGTAAAACGGTTCAACATGTCACCTATAAACGAATGTATATATTGCACAGTAATGtagattaaaatgtttgatgtaAAGTTGGAATAGgtcaagttaaataattaccaGATGATTTGTTGTTGAAAAACCACAtggtagttttaataaaactatcaaaCATTTGATTATGCACATTTATTGAAGTTCTCATACAGAACGATGTGTATGATATACCCCTGACGATAACGTTTATGATcgaaaaagtaattataactgTGTACACGATCATACAGATTTGACGAAAATTTGaagtaaacaataatgaaCCGATTAAATTACTAGATGATAATGTACCGTTACTGgttgatacattattataacttgtgTTCTTTTGTTCCAGATTTGCCCTAAAATAGTTTCACAGATTTATAATACCaaactattaaacatatttgcaTTCTTTTTTCGTTACAATACCAAAAGCTAATCCAATAATCACCACCAGTAGTCAATActtgagttaaaataaaacaaaaaagtataaaaaatactttaagaaCACTTCCACCGGcagataaatatgataaataaacatttatcgaAACACTACCAGACGACCGGCTTTTGTTtggattttttgattttactgCTGGTATTCTATTAATTTGAACATCATTATGAGACGATGAAATACTTTTGTTAGAACCGAGCGTATTTGAGAccaaatttatacttttatttgtatcattttCTGGTTCATTTATCCCTGTATCATTTGAAGATTCTAATGATTTTGCAAATTCTAAATTGGAGGCTTGTAATTCTTGAAAAGAACCTTCAGCTACTATACTACCCTAAAACgagaataaatacaaaatgtataagattATGAACATGttgttatttagaaatatccaaaaattgtatatcGCTTTTATGCGTGATATTGAATTTTGAccgaaatattattgtaaaattgtatgcaAATATTTACGGCTTaatggatttatattttataaattaagatttttcaaTAGAATCGCACACATCTCATTTATACTAACATTATCCATCAGAATAATTTGACCAACATCagttaaatattgtacttgATGAGTAATAAGAACACATGTTTTTCCTTCGAGAAAATCTAttaaacagaaataaaatattattaactattacttaaaaaaataaatcagtacCTTGTAcctttaatgcatttttcaaacaaatgcCTGCCAACTTTAGTATCGACTGCCGACAAAGGATCGTccagtaaatatatatcagcTTGTTTGTAAATCGCTCTAAAATCGAACATATTCAAGGTAtcgcttataatttatttaaaaatatttactcacCTAGCTAAATTTATTCTCGCTCTCTGTCCACCACTTAGGGTAATTCCTCTTTCTCCCACCATAGTTCTATCACCATGTTGAAATTGTTTCAAATCAGATTTTAATGCACATACACTTAAAACCTAATTTAAAgccaatttgaaatatttatcactgaggacattttatacaatttttgtaatttttacttgtttGTAACGCTCTTCGTCCATTGGTGAACCAAAGAGTATATTCTGTTTAACAGTGCCGGCAAATATCCATGGTTCTTGTGATGCATAGGACACTACTCCATTCACGGATATTTTGCCTTCAGACAGAGGCAATTCTTGTAAAATTACTTGTACCAATGAGCTCTgtaaccatttattttataatttagatttatatcaataattattattgttgttttcatGTACTTTTCCTGATCCTACGGGTCCTATAATTGCCACCAAACTTCctggtaatatatttaaattaatgttttctaAAGTGTTGTAGGTTTGGTCATCTATCCACTTGGCAGTAGCGTTCgaaatacctatactaaaactatttgaatatctagtgttttttttaacatcaatattttctgTAATAATTTCCGATTCTGGAGATTCTATAACTCCATTCGTTAATGATTTATCAGATTTTGAAGTACTTGGGATTTCACTATATTTTTCTTCGAGCAACATAAAATTCTAtacacaaattttataaaactattatgagaaataaaaatcttatgtgtacatatttaaaaattttaatatttaaattaatttaaaaaaaacccatatttatttatgtacctcTATGCgtttcaaacatattttcaattcagCCAATTGCGTTAAGCCTCGACCGAAATGCTTTGTCATAGGTTGTTGCAATACGGTATAAAATGCAATTACGACAAAAACCTAAAtatgtgaatttttattttattaatctatttctcaatatttttaataatataaaaatcgctaaagcagaaaaatttaatatttaggagATAATTAGTTAAGTATACGATTTACTTTTCTAATTGAAATGTTGTTTccaagtaataaaaatgatataagacTGATTAACAGTTGAAGTCTAGTTTGAACTACTTGAAATGAAAGAGTCATAATTCCCATAAATAAAGTGCtttgaatttgtttaatttcctTTCTGTAACAAcatcaataagtattataattattatacgtattattattgcaaattatggaataatcaatgataattttgaataatatcacAAACTTTCTGATGCATTTTATAAGTTCGGCAAAAGGTTTTTCCCAGGTGTACATTTTGATTACTTGTATTCCTGAAATTACTTCGTTCATTAAACATATTCTTTTATCGGTCATTTTGGCCGTCTTCAATCGAGTTTGGGATAATTTTTGCCCCAACcaatctgaaaataaaacaaatagtttgctaataagtataatattattatttttatcagttgTTTAACGTACATTgtaatggtataaaaaataaaaacgcagATACTCCAATTATTGACGATACTCCAATTTCCtgccataaaaaatatgtaactacGACTGTTGTTAAGGGACCAATCcatatataatgcaatatgGTCATTCCTTGGTCAAATCGACTAACATCATttgatatcaaatttattactttaccaGTGGTAATCTCTTCAAGGGATTTTTGACTTAAGCGTAATgcctatataaaatgattacagACATAcagtagataaaaaaaaacattattttaaattttgttatttttttctaaaaataaaactatatacgtttattgttgtcttttagaaaattgatttaatatgattttcaaaaatgtacattgtatctatgtattataacataaaaatatatattataaattataatattatgatatttttaaaaaaattttatcatttgaaaattttaataattatttaaaaatttaatttaatttttcgtgGTAAATGTGATACTAGTAAACTGTTCAGTTTGTGGaaaaatatctgaaaaataGATCATGGACAAATGTAAGATATTTTAACTCGattgcaaatatatatatataaatatatatagttaatagttttataacttgaaattcaaacattattgtccatatttcaatatttatatcctTTGCTTTACTATACTCTTATATACATACTCGACATCTAATATCAATCCAAAcacaaaatttaatcataataatataacaatgaaaTGTCTTAGCATTgccaaaatgtaaatattaaataaaaattttaatgcatgatattatttatgatatataagtaatttaaaaatttttcttaaaatattattaaatatctatactctgttatttattagtgATTCCACACCAAAACTTTActtagacaataatatatattatgtacaattgatcgacaagtaaaaaataatgtattaacacGTTATACAGTTGCTGCTTCTCGCGTTATTGttgatcaatattttcatcacTCATTCAAAACATGTGTATCTATTCGActacttatacttaaataatattttttagaaatttaccTTTCTATATATGAGAGAACAGGAAGAAACTCGCATCTTCATCCCACATTCTAAGTTTTTTTCCACTCCAAAATGTGATAATATCATAACCATTAACAGTGCGAATACTATACCAGTTGCATAAATATATGCATGATTCAAGTCAGTAGTAGTGGAACCATCGGGGTTGAAATATGCTAAAAACCCGCCAACTAAAAGGGGCTGAGATActctatataacataataaaaatggttaattACGTCATAaatgaattgtataaaatattttacaacaaaacacacaaataaaaatatttaactctcCACTGTAGTTCCAGTAAATTACGAATGGGTcactgaataattattatactatataccatGTActgtataccatattatacattattaatattaacttttcaaCAATACCACCTTACCGAGAACAGTTTGTTCCACTATGTTAATCTAGaaatatagacaatattttaaaaccaatttttataatattttgaaaatatgattgcGTGTagtaatattcttaatattatatttaaatccccacgaataataataataataataataaattatacatgatgaaaaaatgttttcaatctaccagtatatgatataatataataaaacaaccaAACTAAATGACTGTAATAAAAAGGTAATAACTTTGTAgctatatataaactaaacatAAGGATCATGAAATACTTAGGCTGTGATATAGGCTGAAAGACCATTTCTATCTACATAgtcgaattcaaatttaatagacACATAATAGTGATTAGTGGCGCACTCATTGTCTTATGTACAGCAGAACAGTACTTTATTTCTCGCCTcttaaatttgtataggtacctataaaactataatatttttaattccataTCAAAGcatgaccaaaaattaacatgaactagttataaaaatgaatataaatatttgaaaaattaattcaaatttaaaaaaagaattaactacCATGTATCTCCTTAGATTTGcagtagtgaaactgactctTTTGTTCTAcagaatatttgtatacatagaaAACAAACTTTACACATCCATCGACCggtgcatatataatataagaggcttcaaattcaacattaaatcttaaattttgaaatggtctATATCGATGTTATAGACATACTGACCGAATAGGTACTACCAGCTATATGTAGATCGatatttatacgtttaatacattaaataaacaagccaattttataagttaaagttcaaatttttacaaaatatatcaaaatcacaaaaatttgcaaataattttgtaattgaaaaatcataaaaatgtttgtgtttataactaaggattgaaaatacaatactaaGATTTccctaagttttccataaagctgctataaagaaaactcgacgcatcattatagaaaaagttttaagtgcgttagaattttaaatgttttctaaatagcgtaacgataacgatatatcctcaaacgattttaaatattttatattaggtattcaaaaagtataagtcgtagataattgaaaatttcaccagtttttaagattttcatgttctttatattcaaaatatattgccttttttaactatttatagacaattgaaatttttaattattctaagtattttttttttttaagtgtcgataaaatttttttggcggagtcaaaatacttgaaaaattaaatcaaaatttctcataaattattcttatggtgataaaaaaattataagaacacataggcacaattttttttactagcatttgaagttcaaatattgacaaaaattcgtcaaaatcatgaatatttgcaaattattttgtaggtataatttataaaagtgtttgtataagtagctaaaagttgaaaatgtaatacaagattttccataagtttagcttacaattattataaaaaacttaaattttggtgtattcaggccattaaaacataaaccatctTTTTCAATAAccactgaaaattatatcctaggctgacaaatcatcttcgttcagaatcgtttttcgtaaacAATGATATCTACTATtagattcaaataatttaacacttctataatatgtatacatatccaaatatatcaatatatgtcttgatttataaaaaaaaaggataatgaacataaaaagttcttacttaaaaaaaatttcattcatTGTGAATAGAAATccaattgataaatatttatatccaaataatttaacaaacgcTCTTATCAGACTAGGCTTACGGTTGGCAGAGTATGCATTGATCAATTCTAATTGCCATTCCCtaaaaaacgtaaaacaaaaattaatttaaacataataataagaaagataatgtttaattttagttcatttacttttctaatttatcacctaatgatgatgataactGATCGTCTAAAGTCGTATACAAATCGGTTTCAACTAATTCCCTGGTTTGTCCTGTTTTAAACAGATTTAACATCCAGctaaacaaacataattttagttgatttcagattaatttgtttcaatattattaaaattattgctttTTACTATACAGAACATAgacttcaaattataaataaaccaaaatctatattgtattaccattagtcatttaatgtattaataacctTACcaagataaattatagatataccaATAATTTCACTGATTTTACGAATTTTGATTTGATCTATTTATTGTTCTAATTTGGTAAATCTACCGTTTCTAATGTCCAGTAAAAACCTAAAATGCTTCCACATAAAgcggtttttattaaatgataacattgaaaaattaattaatttttttcaaataaaataaattattactatttggtTGCATAAAGCACTATATATGACGGTTGTGAGATgctttaaaagtaaaacatgCATTTATAGACTTATCGCTGGTTCCGTCGCGGATACAaatcaaactatttatataagaatattatgcggtcaatcataataattaacaaaaatattgtgttcatTTTTACCACGCTATCTATTGGCAgctaacaattataaataaaattttagtcaCTGAAAATCCCTTTATCAAATACCAGCTATACCATTCATGCCTATTTGTATATTCTACATTTAACGTTATTACCTACGTGTCACTTTCTAATTGCTACATAAAAGATAActgaacattaatattaaactaatgcGTTCACAAATTTAATGAGTTGagcaaaatatagataataataatgaatttccaTACACATGTCACGGTGTGGCGTCAATGTCCTAAAAAgattatattgtatctattGTGAACTAAATTCaatctataggtacctatttatccCATATAGAATACAAAATTAGCAGCAGTGCAGcatataatgttatgatattataaatattaaatactttgatgatatacatattttctggGTCCTGTATCCTAGTTAACATATTACCCATCATGCATTCATTACACACCACGTTAACACAAACTCGAGGTAACCGGAAAACGACCTGTTcgtgtaaaaaaatgtgtgtaaccctatacaataatataaaacttatcgCGTACCAGAGcagattaaatcaaataagcTTATATTGAAAGCACAGACCTCTATACTAACTTTATATctgtgattaaaatatacaatcaattatatattatttataataaatatataatatacaaagtggttattttacattattacattgatGTCATGAAaatagatttgaaaaaaattttttttttgcgaattgatattacaaaaatttaaattctcgtAAAAGGATTACTAGTGGATGGTATAAAAAAGTTGGAACTGGTACCTGGGTGAACACTATCgagattatactattataagtattataggtaatatagtatCGAACTAGATCACagacatatcataatataagaagTACGAGAGATACATAAGATA
Protein-coding regions in this window:
- the LOC114132355 gene encoding ATP-binding cassette sub-family C member 4-like isoform X11, yielding MNRFTTDENGEVKRPLNPKCNANIFEIFTYSWMLNLFKTGQTRELVETDLYTTLDDQLSSSLGDKLEKEWQLELINAYSANRKPSLIRAFVKLFGYKYLSIGFLFTMNEIFFKVSQPLLVGGFLAYFNPDGSTTTDLNHAYIYATGIVFALLMVMILSHFGVEKNLECGMKMRVSSCSLIYRKALRLSQKSLEEITTGKVINLISNDVSRFDQGMTILHYIWIGPLTTVVVTYFLWQEIGVSSIIGVSAFLFFIPLQYWLGQKLSQTRLKTAKMTDKRICLMNEVISGIQVIKMYTWEKPFAELIKCIRKKEIKQIQSTLFMGIMTLSFQVVQTRLQLLISLISFLLLGNNISIRKVFVVIAFYTVLQQPMTKHFGRGLTQLAELKICLKRIENFMLLEEKYSEIPSTSKSDKSLTNGVIESPESEIITENIDVKKNTRYSNSFSIGISNATAKWIDDQTYNTLENINLNILPGSLVAIIGPVGSGKSSLVQVILQELPLSEGKISVNGVVSYASQEPWIFAGTVKQNILFGSPMDEERYKQVLSVCALKSDLKQFQHGDRTMVGERGITLSGGQRARINLARAIYKQADIYLLDDPLSAVDTKVGRHLFEKCIKDFLEGKTCVLITHQVQYLTDVGQIILMDNGSIVAEGSFQELQASNLEFAKSLESSNDTGINEPENDTNKSINLVSNTLGSNKSISSSHNDVQINRIPAVKSKNPNKSRSSGSVSINVYLSYLSAGGSVLKVFFILFCFILTQVLTTGGDYWISFWANLEQKNTSYNNVSTSNGTLSSSNLIGSLLFTSNFRQICMIVYTVIITFSIINVIVRGISYTSFCMRTSINVHNQMFDSFIKTTMWFFNNKSSGDMLNRFTKDIGTVDEFLPFVIMDCLQLFMLFLGVIFIVGYVNIYLMVPAFVMVTIFYYLRVFYLPTSRGIKKLEGNTRSPIFAHMKETLQGITTIRSCKVEQILINEFDKHQDLHSSAWDLFLCANQAFGFWLDLISVIYIGIVIFSFFSIEKDNFGGNVGLTITQTITLTSITQWGIRQISVLENLMTSFERVLEYTDLPQEANFQSPSENTPPEGWPFLGKIEFRNFNLRYDLDSPYVLKNLNVQIQPMEKVGIVGRTGAGKSSFIGAMFRFALNEGSILIDNIEIHDLGLHDLRSKLSIIPQEPVLFSGTMRSNLDPFDEYPDMVLWNALDEVELKTVAESLPAGLNSKISAFGSNFSVGQRQLLCLARAIIRNNKIIILDEATANVDPQTDALIQYTIKNKFKSCTVLTIAHRLNTIMDSERVLVMDAGTVVEFDHPHNLLKNKDGFLYKMVEQTGIMTSELLHSMASKSFEGQTK
- the LOC114132355 gene encoding ATP-binding cassette sub-family C member 4-like isoform X5 — encoded protein: MNRFTTDENGEVKRPLNPKCNANIFEIFTYSWMLNLFKTGQTRELVETDLYTTLDDQLSSSLGDKLEKEWQLELINAYSANRKPSLIRAFVKLFGYKYLSIGFLFTMNEIFFKVSQPLLVGGFLAYFNPDGSTTTDLNHAYIYATGIVFALLMVMILSHFGVEKNLECGMKMRVSSCSLIYRKALRLSQKSLEEITTGKVINLISNDVSRFDQGMTILHYIWIGPLTTVVVTYFLWQEIGVSSIIGVSAFLFFIPLQYWLGQKLSQTRLKTAKMTDKRICLMNEVISGIQVIKMYTWEKPFAELIKCIRKKEIKQIQSTLFMGIMTLSFQVVQTRLQLLISLISFLLLGNNISIRKVFVVIAFYTVLQQPMTKHFGRGLTQLAELKICLKRIENFMLLEEKYSEIPSTSKSDKSLTNGVIESPESEIITENIDVKKNTRYSNSFSIGISNATAKWIDDQTYNTLENINLNILPGSLVAIIGPVGSGKSSLVQVILQELPLSEGKISVNGVVSYASQEPWIFAGTVKQNILFGSPMDEERYKQVLSVCALKSDLKQFQHGDRTMVGERGITLSGGQRARINLARAIYKQADIYLLDDPLSAVDTKVGRHLFEKCIKDFLEGKTCVLITHQVQYLTDVGQIILMDNGSIVAEGSFQELQASNLEFAKSLESSNDTGINEPENDTNKSINLVSNTLGSNKSISSSHNDVQINRIPAVKSKNPNKSRSSGSVSINVYLSYLSAGGSVLKVFFILFCFILTQVLTTGGDYWISFWANLEQNYTSYNNVSTSNGTLSSSDLVGSLLFTSNFRQICMIVYTVIITFSIINVIVRGISYTSFCMRTSINVHNQMFDSFIKTTMWFFNNKSSGDMLNRFTKDIGTVDEFLPFVIMDCLQLFMLFLGVIFIVGYVNIYLMVPAFVMVTIFYYLRVFYLPTSRGIKKLEGNTRSPIFAHMKETLQGITTIRSCKVEQILINEFDKHQDLHSSAWDLFLCANQAFGFWLDLISVIYIGIVIFSFFSIEKDNFGGNVGLTITQTITLTSITQWGIRQISVLENLMTSFERVLEYTDLPQEANFQSPSENTPPEGWPFLGKIEFRNFNLRYDLDSPYVLKNLNVQIQPMEKVGIVGRTGAGKSSFIGAMFRFALNEGSILIDNIEIHDLGLHDLRSKLSIIPQEPVLFSGTMRSNLDPFDEYPDMVLWNALDEVELKTVAESLPAGLNSKISAFGSNFSVGQRQLLCLARAIIRNNKIIILDEATANVDPQTDALIQYTIKNKFKSCTVLTIAHRLNTIMDSERVLVMDAGTVVEFDHPHNLLKNKDGFLYKMVEQTGIMTSELLHSMASKSFEGQTK
- the LOC114132355 gene encoding ATP-binding cassette sub-family C member 4-like isoform X13 — encoded protein: MNRFTTDENGEVKRPLNPKCNANIFEIFTYSWMLNLFKTGQTRELVETDLYTTLDDQLSSSLGDKLEKEWQLELINAYSANRKPSLIRAFVKLFGYKYLSIGFLFTMNEIFFKVSQPLLVGGFLAYFNPDGSTTTDLNHAYIYATGIVFALLMVMILSHFGVEKNLECGMKMRVSSCSLIYRKALRLSQKSLEEITTGKVINLISNDVSRFDQGMTILHYIWIGPLTTVVVTYFLWQEIGVSSIIGVSAFLFFIPLQYWLGQKLSQTRLKTAKMTDKRICLMNEVISGIQVIKMYTWEKPFAELIKCIRKKEIKQIQSTLFMGIMTLSFQVVQTRLQLLISLISFLLLGNNISIRKVFVVIAFYTVLQQPMTKHFGRGLTQLAELKICLKRIENFMLLEEKYSEIPSTSKSDKSLTNGVIESPESEIITENIDVKKNTRYSNSFSIGISNATAKWIDDQTYNTLENINLNILPGSLVAIIGPVGSGKSSLVQVILQELPLSEGKISVNGVVSYASQEPWIFAGTVKQNILFGSPMDEERYKQVLSVCALKSDLKQFQHGDRTMVGERGITLSGGQRARINLARAIYKQADIYLLDDPLSAVDTKVGRHLFEKCIKDFLEGKTCVLITHQVQYLTDVGQIILMDNGSIVAEGSFQELQASNLEFAKSLESSNDTGINEPENDTNKSINLVSNTLGSNKSISSSHNDVQINRIPAVKSKNPNKSRSSGSVSINVYLSYLSAGGSVLKVFFILFCFILTQVLTTGGDYWISFWANLEQKNTSYNNVSTSNGTLSSSNLIGSLLFTSNFRQICMIVYTVIITFSIINVIVRGISYTSFCMRTSINVHNQMFDSFIKTTMWFFNNKSSGDMLNRFTKDIGTVDEFLPFVIMDCLQLFMLFLGVIFIVGYVNIYLMVPAFVMVTIFYYLRVFYLPTSRGIKKLEGNTRSPIFAHMKETLQGITTIRSCKVEQILINEFDKHQDLHSSAWDLFLCANQAFGFWLDLISVIYIGIVIFSFFSIEKDNFGGNVGLTITQTITLTSITQWGIRQISVLENLMTSFERVLEYTDLPQEANFQSPSENTPPEGWPFLGKIEFRNFNLRYDLDSPYVLKNLNVQIQPMEKVGIVGRTGAGKSSFIGAMFRFALNEGSILIDNIEIHDLGLHDLRSKLSIIPQEPVLFSGTMRSNLDPFDEYPDMVLWNALDEVELKTVAESLPAGLNSKISAFGSNFSVGQRQLLCLARAIIRNNKIIILDEATANVDPQTDALIQYTIKNKFKSCTVLTIAHRLNTIMDSERVLVMDAGTVVEFDHPHNLLKNKDGFLYKMVEQTGIMTSELLHSMASKSFEGQTK